In the Helianthus annuus cultivar XRQ/B chromosome 11, HanXRQr2.0-SUNRISE, whole genome shotgun sequence genome, one interval contains:
- the LOC110936627 gene encoding protein TOC75-3, chloroplastic, which produces MASISAGTGHLLPLRHHRRSHLTSPPSAVPITTTRCHKISSQNPNPNKHSKSTHSKSPLFSVKNFAISAAAGVLFHVAYKNPSLIGGSGGGGGSSGGSGGGGGGSGGGGGGGGWWRRLLSPEANADENQSSEWDSHGLPADIVVQLNKLSGFKKYKVSDLVFLDKVKSITVGSDDSFFEMVSIKSGGVYTKAQLQKELETLATCGMFEKVDLEAKTNADGTIGLTVSFTESTWEEADHFKCINVGLMQQSKAVDVDENMTEKEKMDYMRNQERDYRRRMERARPCMLPRSVHGEILQILGQGNVSARMLQNIRDRVQKWYHDEGYACAQVVNFGNLNTNEVVCEVVEGDITRVVIQFQDKLGNVCEGNTAIGVVKRELPKQLQKGNVFNIEAGKQALRNINSLSLFSNIEVNPRPDEKNEGGIIVEIKLKELEQKSAEVSTEWSIVPGRGGRPTLASIQPGGTVSFEHRNIKGLNRSLLGSVTTSNFLNPQDDLSFKLEYVHPYLDGISNSRNRTLRTSVFNSRKLSPVFTGGPGVDEVPPIWVDRAGVKTNITENFTRQSKFTYGIVMEEITTRDESSHISSNGQRVLPNGGISADGPPTTLSGTGIDRMVFAQANITRDNTKFVNGAIVGERNVFQLDQGLGIGSKFPIFNRHQLTMTRFIQLKEVEEGAGKPPPPVLVLHGHYGGCVGDLPSYDAFTLGGPYSVRGYNMGEIGAARNILELAAEIRIPVRNTHVYAFAEHGNDLGSSKDVKGNPTEVYRRMGQGSSYGVGAKLGLVRAEYAIDHNSGTGALFFRFGERF; this is translated from the exons ATGGCGTCCATCTCCGCCGGCACTGGCCACCTCCTCCCCCTCCGCCATCATCGCCGCTCACACCTAACCTCTCCACCGTCCGCCGtccccatcaccaccaccagaTGCCACAAAATCTCCTCtcaaaaccctaaccctaacaaACACTCTAAATCCACACACTCCAAATCTCCGTTATTCTCCGTCAAGAATTTTGCCATCTCCGCTGCTGCCGGCGTCTTGTTTCACGTCGCGTATAAAAATCCGTCACTTATCGGTGGTTCCGGCGGGGGTGGAGGTTCCTCCGGTGGTTccggcggcggcggcggcggttctggcggaggaggcggtggtggtgggtggtggaggCGCTTGTTATCGCCGGAAGCTAATGCGGATGAGAATCAGTCATCTGAATGGGACTCACATGGATTACCTGCTGATATAGTGGTACAATTGAACAAACTTAGTGGATTTAAAAAGTATAAGGTGTCTGATCTAGTGTTTCTAGATAAAGTTAAGTCAATTACTGTAGGTTCAGATGATTCCTTTTTCGAAATGGTTTCGATTAAATCCGGTGGTGTGTACACCAAAGCTCAGCTTCAAAAGGAGCTTGAAACCCTAGCTACTTGTGGTATGTTCGAAAAGGTCGATCTAGAGGCGAAAACTAACGCGGACGGAACTATAGGGTTAACAGTTTCGTTTACGGAGAGTACGTGGGAGGAGGCGGATCATTTTAAATGTATTAACGTGGGGTTAATGCAGCAGTCGAAAGCGGTTGATGTTGACGAAAACATGACGGAGAAGGAGAAGATGGATTATATGAGGAATCAGGAGCGGGATTATAGGAGGAGGATGGAGCGGGCGAGGCCGTGTATGTTGCCGCGGTCAGTTCACGGTGAGATTTTGCAGATATTGGGGCAGGGAAATGTGAGTGCTAGGATGTTGCAGAATATTCGGGATCGGGTTCAGAAGTGGTATCATGATGAAGGGTATGCGTGTGCTCAGGTTGTGAATTTTGGGAATTTGAATACGAATGAGGTTGTTTGTGAGGTGGTGGAAGGGGATATTACAAGGGTCGTGATTCAGTTTCAGGATAAACTTGGGAATGTTTGTGAAGGGAATACTGCAATTGGAGTAGTGAAGAGAGAGTTGCCTAAACAG CTTCAAAAGGGGAATGTATTCAACATTGAAGCCGGGAAGCAAGCACTGCGTAACATTAATTCTCTCTCTTTATTTTCAAATATTGAAGTGAATCCACGCCCAGATGAGAAAAACGAGGGTGGGATTATTGTTGAAATTAAACTTAAAGAGTTGGAGCAAAAATCAGCTGAAGTCAGTACTGAATGGAGCATTGTTCCTGGACGTGGTGGTCGTCCTACTTTG GCTTCAATCCAGCCTGGTGGAACTGTGTCTTTTGAGCATCGGAACATCAAGGGGCTTAATAGATCTCTTCTTGGTTCCGTCACCACTAGTAACTTTCTTAATCCGCAG GATGATCTTTCTTTTAAGCTAGAATACGTGCATCCTTATTTAGACGGAATATCTAATTCCCGAAACCGCACCTTGCGTACAAGCGTTTTCAACAGCAGAAAGCTCAGCCCAGTTTTCACTGGTGGGCCCGGAGTAGACGAAGTTCCTCCTATATGGGTCGATAGAGCTGGCGTTAAAACCAATATTACCGAG AATTTCACTCGTCAAAGCAAGTTTACGTACGGGATTGTAATGGAAGAGATAACAACACGTGACGAAAGTAGTCATATATCTTCAAATGGTCAACGGGTTCTGCCGAACGGTGGTATAAGTGCAGATGGTCCTCCAACGACACTGAGTGGCACTGGTATAGACCGAATGGTGTTTGCACAAGCGAATATTACAAGAGACAATACAAAGTTTGTCAATGGAGCAATTGTTGGTGAGAGGAATGTGTTTCAG CTGGATCAAGGCTTGGGAATTGGCAGCAAATTCCCAATTTTCAACCGTCACCAACTAACGATGACAAGATTTATACAACTGAAGGAAGTTGAAGAAGGTGCTGGGAAACCACCACCCCCGGTGCTTGTTCTTCATGGCCATTATGGTGGTTGTGTAGGGGACCTTCCTAGCTATGATGCTTTTACACTTGGTGGACCCTACTCTGTTAGGGGTTACAACATGGGAGAGATTGGTGCTGCTAGAAATATCCTAGAG CTTGCTGCGGAAATACGTATACCTGTGAGAAATACGCACGTATACGCGTTTGCAGAGCATGGAAATGATCTGGGGAGTTCAAAAGACGTAAAGGGTAATCCCACAGAGGTTTACAGGCGCATGGGTCAGGGTTCGTCATATGGCGTTGGTGCTAAGCTAGGGTTAGTTCGAGCAGAATACGCGATTGATCACAACTCAGGGACTGGTGCCTTATTTTTCAGATTTGGTGAGAGATTTTGA